In one window of Pagrus major chromosome 12, Pma_NU_1.0 DNA:
- the cetn3 gene encoding centrin-3, producing the protein MSLSLRTDLAADKNKRKKRRELTEDQKHEIKEAFELFDTDKDREIDYHELKVAMRALGFEVKKVDVLKILKDYDREGNGKITFEDFNEVVTDRILERDPKEEIMKAFKLFDDDESGKISLRNLRRVARELGENVSDEELRSMIDEFDNDGDGEINQEEFLSIMTGDS; encoded by the exons ATGAGTCTGTCCTTAAG AACTGACCTGGcagcagacaaaaacaagcGCAAGAAGAGGCGAGAGCTCACCGAGGATCAGAAGCATGAAATCAAAGAAGCCTTCGAGCTGTTCGACACTGACAAAGATAGAGAAATTGACTACCACGAGCTGAAG GTGGCGATGCGAGCGCTCGGCTTTGAAGTGAAGAAAGTGGATGTTTTGAAGATTCTTAAAGACTATGACAGAGAGGGAAATGGCAAGATAACATTTGAGGATTTCAATGAAGTTG TGACTGATCGCATCCTGGAGCGAGACCCAAAGGAGGAGATCATGAAGGCCTTTAAGCTGTTCGATGATGACGAGTCAGgaaagatcagtctgaggaacCTGAGACGAGTAGCTCGAGAACTCGGGGAGAACGTCAGCGACGAGGAGCTGCGTAGCATGATCGACGAGTTCGACAACGACGGAGACGGTGAAA tCAACCAGGAGGAGTTCCTCTCCATTATGACTGGAGACTCCTGA